The sequence TGTCGATAAACCGAGTGTTCAGCAAAAGGAGATGCTCAGGTGGAATGCCAGTCAGTTGACCTGGCCCGATTGGCAGAAGGTGATTGCGACCTATTGGGGATATTGCACGTTTATCGATGATCAGGTGCAGCGCGTTTTAGATGCTCTGGAAAAAGCAGGTCAGCTGGACAATACGATGATTGTGTACAGTTCGGATCACGGCGATATGCTGGGCAGTCACCGCTTGTTTAATAAGATGATGAATATGTACAATGAGACGCACCAGGTTCCATTGGCGATCCGTTGGCCGGGTGTTGTTGAACCCAATCGTGTTTGCGATGATTTTGTGAGTTTGGTCGATATGATGCCGACGTTTCTCGAGATGGCGGGTGTGGATATTCCCGATAAGGTCGATGGGTGTTCTTTGCTGCCCTTATTGCGCGGAGAAACGCCGCCGGATTGGCGAGAGGATATTTTTGCAGAGCATCACGGGTACGAGCCTGCGCTGTGTACGATTCGGATGGTGCAGACCAGAAAGTGGAAGTATATCTACAATCCGTGTAGCGAGGATGAACTCTACGATCTGGAGAGTGATCCCGGAGAGTTGCACAATTTGGCCCCGAAGCTGGGATACAAACACGTGCTCAGGCGTATGAAGGATCGGATGGTCACATGGTTGAGAGATACCAATGATGGAATTGTAAATGATGGCGGCTGGCAGTCAAATTCTTACGATTTGTTTGTGTCGGGACGAGAGCGTTGAAAAAAGCATCCACAGATGAACGCAGATAAAGAGTCAAAAACAGATAGCTAATAGAAAAAAGGGTTACGTCGAGATGGCGTAACCCTTTCTATTTTGCGAGTCGTAAATTTTAGTGATCGTGATGATGATCGTGATGGTCGTGAATGGCGTATTCCGATGT comes from Gemmatimonadota bacterium and encodes:
- a CDS encoding sulfatase-like hydrolase/transferase produces the protein VDKPSVQQKEMLRWNASQLTWPDWQKVIATYWGYCTFIDDQVQRVLDALEKAGQLDNTMIVYSSDHGDMLGSHRLFNKMMNMYNETHQVPLAIRWPGVVEPNRVCDDFVSLVDMMPTFLEMAGVDIPDKVDGCSLLPLLRGETPPDWREDIFAEHHGYEPALCTIRMVQTRKWKYIYNPCSEDELYDLESDPGELHNLAPKLGYKHVLRRMKDRMVTWLRDTNDGIVNDGGWQSNSYDLFVSGRER